CGAGCGGTGCGCGGCGCTTGCGCCGAGCGAGCGAGAGGCCTCGACGAAGTAAAAAGGTGGGTGCAGAACGTGGAGGTCGACGGCGGGTGGTTGCCCGAGACGGTGTGAGCCGGTACGAGCGGACGGACCGCAACGGACCGTCTCGTGTTGCGCGGACTCGAGCGCGAGATAACTCCGCGGACGAAAGGCATCACGAGTCGATTACAGCGGCGGGAACGGCGCGGTTATTCGGACGGGGCTGACAGCGCGAGCTCGAGGTAGGGGACCAGCGAGTCGGACTCGACCTGCAGCGACACCGTCTCGCGGTCGACATCGTACCGGAGGAGTCCGGCGTCGGTCAGGTGCGGAACGTGGGTGTGACAGAGACCGGTGAGAAGCCGTTCGTAGCGGTCCCGCGTCAGCTCTCCCTCCTCGATGGCGATGTATTCGGCGACGTCCCCGAGGGCGACCGCACCCGGTTTCTGGACGAGATACCGCAGCAGGTGCTGACGGCGTGAATGGGATAGCGCCTTGAACACGGTCGTCGGGGAAACTCCTTCGGAAGTACTACGAGCGTCGGGGTCGATTACGTTGGACTTCATGACATTTTCCGGCTCGGCTTACGGCAGCGAATACCGACTCGTTCGTCTCGTCCCACGACTTCAGCAGAGTCCGGCTACTCCGATGCAGGGTACGCTCTTAAGTCCACCGGAGTAGTTAACTATGTGATATTACGAGTGTCCCGCGGGGATCACTATCCAGAAATTAATTCTGAAACGACGGATTCTCACGCTCGGTGTCTCGACGGAGCGGCCGATCAGTTACTCGTCGATGAGTTCGGGCTCGTACGGCGACTCGTCGTCGGAGTAGGTCCGTTGAACCGTGACCGTCCAATCCGGCGCATCGGCGACGGGAACGGTGATCTCCCACGTACGTTCGACGGTCGCACCGCGGGCAAACGCGCTCGCAATCAGGTCCGTGAGTTCGCGCTCGAAGTCGGCAGTCAGTTCCGCTCTGGAGGGGGCGTCAGTTGGTGACATGGGGTGATCGAGTGGGAGTCGTCGTACAGAGACGTGGCGTTCAGACGGCCGAACCGCACGTACGGGCTCCGTTCCCTTCATGAGTAACGAGTGAGTATAACCGACTCGTTTTATGTCAATACTTCTACATGGGTCCCAGAGCGGACGCTCGAGGACGAGCCGACGTTCGCGAAGGACGTCAGCAGCGCGTTCGTCGGGACGGAGCTCGAGCCGTGACTCCGCGAACGGGGCCTCGAGCGACTCGTCGTCGTCGGCTCACGACGGACCACTGCGTCTCGACGACGACCCGGATGGCCGAGAACCTGGGGTTCGGCGTAACCGTCGCCGCCGACGCGACGGCGACCTTCGGCCGCGAGTTCGACGGCGAGCGCTTCGACGCCGAGACGATCCACCGAACCGCGCTGGCGCAGCTCGAGGGCGAGTTTGCGACGGTCGCGACCAGCGCAGAGCTGTTAGCTGCGAACGAGTGACGTCGAGAGCACGGGACGGCGGCGTCCGATTCGAGTTCGCCGAGTCCGATCAAAAGAAGGCGAGCGGAGCCATGACCAGCGCGCCAGTAAGGATCCCGGCCACCAGCTCCGGCTTCCCGCCGCGAGGAAGCTCGCGACCGACGTCCAGCGCTTCGGGGATGAACTCCGAGAGAACGAGATAGATCATCGCACCCGCGGCGAAGCCGAAGCCGAACGGGAGCAATTCGCGGGCGTACCGGACGAACGCGAACGCGAGGACGGCGCCGATCGGCTGCGGGAGACTCGAGAACACCGCCCACCAGACCAGCTTCCAGTTGGCGACGCCCAGCGACGACAGCGGGATCGAAATCGCCGTCCCCTCCGGAACGTTGTGAATCGAGATCGCGACCGTCATGAAGATCGCGAGCAGCGGGACCGTGACGCCGAAGAACGGTACCCCGTCCTCGAGACCGAGGTCGGCGAAGGAGACGCCGATAGCGACTCCCTCCGGAAAGCTGTGGACGGTCAGGATTCCGAGGATGAGGACGAGTTTCTTGAAATCCGCCTCCTCGTACTCGCGGGGGTCGATGTCGGTATCGAAGAGGATGTCTCGCGCGACGACGACGAGCGCGACACCGACGAGGACGCCGGCGAGGAGTTGTAGCGCCGTTCCCTCGGCCACCCCCTCATCCAGAAGGCCGAACACCGACGCTGAGATCATGATCCCCGACGCGAGCCCCCAGAGAACGACGTTTCGACGATCGCTGATCCCGTCGAAGAAGAAGAACGGAAGCGCGCCGATCCCGGTTGCGAGCGCCGTCACGAGTCCGGCGACGAACACCAGCGCGAGGTGTTGGTGAAGGGACATCGCTGTCGTCCTGTCGATCCAACGAGGTAAATCAGCAGCGGCCCGACCCGAGGGTCGGGCGCCGGAACGGCGCACCGCGCCCGGCTTCGAATCGGACCGAGTCGGTTCGGCGTCGACGGGCGGTCAGCGGACGGTTACCACGGTAGCTCGAGGTCGAGTTGCTGTTTCGCGAAGCGGGCCAGCAGCGAGGCGTCCTCGAGACCGAACAGCTTCGCAATCGCCAGCGGGTTGCCGGCGTTCGCCCTCGCCAGCGTCTCCTCGTCGAGGCGGTGGAGGTCGGCCATGAACTTGTCGTAGCGGTCGTTCTCCGCCAGATAGAGCAGTTGCGTCATCAGCAGCCGCCGCTTGACGTTCGGGGCGACCTTCTTGTGCCAGAGCGAGTCGTACACGTCGAGGTTCTCGGCGGTCGGCTCGACGTTGCCGTGTTTCAGACAGCTGTCGGCGGCGGCCGCGGCCATCCGGCCGGACTTCATGCACGTGTGGATCCCCTCGCCCCACAGCGGGTCGACCGTCGGGACGGTGTCACCGATCGCCATGAAGCGGTCGGTGTGAATTCGTCCCGGCATCTGGAGGTGGGCCGAACCGCGGTGTTGCTTGCCCTCGATTCGCGACGCGTTTCGGAATCGGGGGTCGGTGTCGAGCCAGTGAGTGAGGTAGTCGTCGATACTGAAATCGTCTCGAGCGTACTGTTCGTGGCTGTCGTTCTGCAGGTAACAGACGCCGACCTTGGCGGTGTCCTCGCCCGTGTGGAAGATCCAGGAGTAGCCGCCGGGCGCGATGTTGTGATCCAGCCGGAGCATCATGGCGTCGTGGAGGTCTGCGAAGCCGGGGCGGTCGACCTCGATCCCCTCCAGTTCGTACTCGATGCCGATGGCGTGGTTCTCCCGCCGGAGGTCGCTGACGTCGAGTTTCTTCGCGATCGGCGCGGCCGGTCCGGTCGCGTCGACGACGATCTCGCCGTAGATCTCCTCGTCGCCGTTGTAGGTGACGCCGACGGGTTCGTCGTCCTCGACGATCGGGGCAGTCGCACGGGCGTCGAACCGGTACTCCGCGCCGTCTTCGCGACCGTCTTCGACGAGGAATCGCTTGAAGTCCGCGAACTCGAGGACCGCGCCCGACTGTTCCTGGACGTAGTGGTTCGAGGGCGACTCGAGGACGACCTTGTCGGTGTACTGCATCACGACGTCGTCGGGAATACCGAACGAGGCCATCATCGACGGGAACGTCCCCGCCGTCGACTTGTTGCTCTGGCGCGGGAACTCGTCTTCCGACTCCGTCTCGAGGACCACAACGTCGTAGCCTCTCGTCGCGAGGTCGCGGGCGCACTGGGCACCGGCGGGACCGGCCCCGGCGATTACTACATCGTAACGCTCGTTCATGGTCTCGAAACTGTCTCGCCCCCTAATGAGTTTGTCCAAGCAGTTGCGCACCCGTGTGGGTCCCCCACAACCGTTCGATCCGCCCCGAAAGCGCCTCTCGGTCCGGCTTAATCGGTTTCAGGGCCATCGCGTCGTCTCGGCGTGTTCGCCCCGGTACCGACGGAGTCGCGGGATCCGTGGATGTGATCGTCGGTCATTCGGAGTAGCCCTCCTGCATGAACGTCCCTTCGGTCTCGTAGATCGAGACGAGTTCTTCGACGAACTCCTCGCGGGACTGTCCTTCCTCGCGGTGGCTGTCGAGTCGTTCCATGAGGTGGTCGCTGATCTCGAGTGTACTGGTCATGGGAGTGCGGAATCGAACTGCTAGCAGTACTCACGCCGGCGAACGCTAAATAACCCGGGCCGCGTGTGCAGCTACCGTGGCCGGCACGAGACGGCACCGCGATTATCCCCCCTCCTCTCGAAGGATCGCGATATGGTAGCCACACTGACTGACGACGAAGTTGGCAAGAAAGTGATTGACAGCGAGGGAAAAGAGCTCGGAATCGTCGCGAAAGTCGAGGGCAAGCGCGCGTCCGTCGACCCCAATCCGAGCGTCGCGGAACACCTGCTCGCCAAGGTCGGCTGGGAAGGCGAGGACGAGGAGGACTACCTCGTGACGGAGGACATGGTCGCGACGATCGACGACGACAACGTAATCCTCCGGGGAGATCTCTGAACGCGAGCCGAATTAGCCGAGTTCGGACCGAAGCTCCTCGTACAACCGCGTCTCGCGATCCGCGATCTCGCGGATCGACTCGCTGGCATCGACCAGCGCCCGCTCCATCGCGTCGGGATCGTCTCGCTCGCTCGCCGTCTCGAGCGTCTCCCCGACGGCGGTCCAGTCGGCTGCAATGGCGTGCATTCGCGACGGCGCATCGTCCGGCAGCGCCGGTGCCGCGTCGATCACGCGGTCGAGGAAATCGGCGTACAGCCGGCGGAACGCGCCCCCGCCGGTTCCCCGCCGCTCGACGTTCTGGTAGGCGAAGCGGGCCGTCCACTGCGGGTCCTCGAGGGCGGTCCACGACGGAAGGTCGTCGGCGAGTCGGCGAATCGACTCGATCCCCTGCGTACCGAAGGCGACGCCCCGATCCCGCTCGCTCGGCTCGAGCATCGAACGGGCCATCTCGGCGACCGCCTCGGGTGCGGCGTCCGCCACGGTGCGATCCGGTTCGGGATCGGTGACCACGAGGTGACGGTTCCGAAGCGGGAGGACGTGATCCGACGTCATCGCCGCGCGGAGTCGCTCGAGGGGGACCTCCTGTAGCTCGTCGAACTCGCTGTCCGAGAGCAGTGCCGTTCCCCGCTCCTCGTCGACACCGACGCAGAGCAGCGCGTGGGGCGCGAAGTGGGTGTCCGTCCCGAAGTAATCGAGGTAGTAGATGTCGGTGAAGACCAGCACCGGATCGTCGGCGGTGACGGCGGCGCGAATCCGCTCGAGCGTCGTCTCCCAGCCGTCGCCCTCGTGGGACTCGACGTCGATCGCGAGTCGGTCGAAGAAGGCGGGCTCGAGGCGCGGCGGTCGGCCGAAGAACGCCCGGTGCGGGCTCTCGGGGAGTTCGAAGTACGTGAAGCCGAGTCCGGCGGCGAGCCCGAAGCAGGTCTCCTCGTCGTAGCCCCAGCCGTAGTGGCCGGAGAGGTTCCGAAGCGACGTCGAGCCACAGTGGCGGCCGGTGTGGTGAGTGTAGTCGTCGACGCGGACCATACTATCGGTCCCGTCGGTGAGCCGATAACGGTTCGGGTTCCGTCGGCCGAGAGGGCGTCCAAACGAGGGTGTTGCCGGTGATAGATGTCCGCCAGTGGCGATACGGACGGGTGGGATACTGATCGGAGCGAGAGTCGGCGAAATATAGTAGCTACTGAAAGTCAATGCACACTCGATCGCGCGACGGGAGCGCGGTTCGGAGCCAGCGAAGCAAGCGAGAACCGCGGACAGTGCGATCGGCGTGTAAATCGTTTCAGTTGGTACTATAGGGAGACGGTGTCGCTCGATCCGACGCACTCATCCGCGATGTATCAGGCCCTGTATCCGGTCTCGGACGTCGGTAGCGGAGTCGTACCGTTCGTTATCGACCGGTTCGAGCACCTCGCCGATGGATTTCCACCCCTCTCGCGTTTCGATCTCGTGTTCGCCGTGGGACTCTATCACTTCGTCCGTCGTCGTCGGATATTCCTGGTTCTCGAGAACTTCGTCGAAGCTCCCGAGCCTATCGCCGGTTTCGTCGTGTACCGGTTCGGGTTCGTCGGCCCGGTCACGCGCTTCCTCGAGTTCCCGCTCTCGCTGGCGCCGCTCTTCGTCGTCCGCTTGCTTGTCTCGGCCCTTTTTGTCGTCTGCCATCAGCCGCTCTAGGTGAGCGGGCGGAATAATCCTGTGGGCGGTTATTGCGACGACTCCTTCGAACGCACCTACCGGCTACGGGAGAACTGGACGGCTCGAGAACGCTTCTCGAGACGGCGGCGACTCGAGTCGCGCGACGGTCCGTCAGGACGGGTGCTGATGGCTGAGCCGCTCGGCAACTACACCGGGAACCGGCGTCCCGCAGTCCTTGCACTTCCAGTTGCGGCGGACGCCGCCCCGTTCTTTCGCCATGTCCTGTCTGAACCGGAGCGTCGCGCCACAGGTGCACCTGTGGGTCGTCGGGGACATACGAGACGGTTCGCGTGCTCGAGTAAAAGACGTTGTCGACGGTCGCGACGAGCGGTCGAACGCCTGGCGATACCGGAACCAGAGTCCGGAGGACGCCGCGATCGGGCCTACTCCTCCGCGTCGTCGCGCGCCTCGAGGGCCGCCTCGCACACCGTCTGCCGGTCGTCGAAGTACGCCGGGGCGTCGGCCTCGGCCTCGAACTCGACGACGCGAGTCAGCGCCTGCTGACCGTCCTCGACGTCGGCTTGCAGCTCCTCGGCGAGGTCGGTGTACTCCGCCGCGAGTTCCTGGAAGGCCCGAATCCGCGCCTGCTTGGCGTCGACCAGCAGCTGTTTCTCCTCTACGTCCCGGCCGGTCGCCTCGAGGGCGTCGACGTCGGGCTCCTCGTCCGGACCGGTCGCCGACGGCGGACGGGCCGTTCGCGGCGTGTCTCCCGACTGGTCCTCGAGCTCCGAGCGGAGTTCGGCGAGCTCCTCGTCGATCTCGTCGAGCAACGCGTTCGCCTCGTCGGTCATCGTCTCGACGCGTCCCGAGAGCAGGCCGGCCTGCGTCCGGCAGTACTCGACGAACTCCCCGACGGAGAGCGCGGTTCCGGTGTCGTCGCTCATACCGAACCGTTAGGGCTTCTGACCGAAGTCACTTGGGTCACCATCAGCTGCTCGCTGTTAGCACGCCCCACGCCATTGGGCTTTCAGACGCGTTAAGTTCCTCCAACCCTTGACTCGGGTATAATGAACCGACTGTCAGATCGATCACCGGTCCGTGCCATCGTTCGGGGCTACACATGAGTCAGGAGCACATCGAGGTTCGAGGGGCAGAGGAGCACAACCTCAAGGATCTCGACGTCACGATTCCCCGCGAGGAGTTCACCGTCGTCACCGGACTCTCCGGGTCCGGGAAGTCCTCGCTGGCGTTCGAGACGATCTACGCCGAGGGCCAGCGCCGCTACATCGAGAGCCTCTCGGCGTACGCCCGGAACTTCCTCGGACAGATGGACAAGCCCCAGGTCGAGACCGTCGAGGGGCTCTCCCCGGCGATCTCGATCGACCAGAAGAACGCCGCGAACAACCCCCGCTCGACGGTGGGGACGGTGACCGAATTACACGACTATCTCCGCCTCCTCTACGCCCGCGTCGGGACGCCCCACTGTCCAGAGTGTGGCCGCGAGGTCGGCGAACAGTCGGCCCAGAACATGGTCGAACGCATCCTCGAGCTTCCCGAGGGGACGAAGGCCAAACTCGCCGCGCCGGTCGTCCGCGACCAGAAGGGCGCCTTCGAGGACCTGTTCGACGAGCTCGTGTCTGAGGGGTACGCTCGAGTGGAGGTCGACGGCGAGGAACACGACCTCACGCTCGACAGGCCGGAGCTCGACGAGAACTTCGACCACACGATCGACGTGATCGTCGACCGCGTGAAGGTCTCGACCGAGGCCCGGCCGCGGATCATCGACAGCGTCGAGACCGCGCTCGACGAGGCCGAGGGGGTTCTGAAGGCCATCCTCCCGGACGTCTCCGAGGAGGTTGCCGCGGGACTGGGCGAGGTGTCCCGCAGCACGGGCGCACTCGGCGACGAGACCGAAGCGGACGACCGCTTCGTCGTCGAGTTCTCGAAGGACCTCGCCTGCACCCACTGCGGAATCGACGTGCCGGAGATCGAGACGCGCTCGTTCTCCTTCAACTCGCCCCATGGCGCCTGTCCCGAGTGCGAGGGGCTGGGCGAGACCAAGGAGGTCGACGAGGAGCTCGTCGTCCAGGACGAGTCCAAACCGCTCAAACACGTCTTCGAGGCCTGGAGCTACAACCGCTCGTACTACAAGACCCGCCTCGACGCCGTCGCGGAGCACTTCGACGTCTCCCTGTCGACGCCGTTCGCGGAGCTCGACGAGGACGTTCAGGACGCGTTCCTCTACGGCACCAGCGGGCAGGTGCTGTTCAAGCGCCACACGAAGAACGGCACCCGCCGGAAGCGCAAGCGCTTCGAGGGCGTCATTCCGAACCTCGAGCGTCGCTACCTCGAGACCGACTCCGACTCGACCCGCGACCACATCGA
This DNA window, taken from Natronococcus sp. CG52, encodes the following:
- a CDS encoding DUF7344 domain-containing protein; the protein is MKSNVIDPDARSTSEGVSPTTVFKALSHSRRQHLLRYLVQKPGAVALGDVAEYIAIEEGELTRDRYERLLTGLCHTHVPHLTDAGLLRYDVDRETVSLQVESDSLVPYLELALSAPSE
- a CDS encoding ZIP family metal transporter, which codes for MSLHQHLALVFVAGLVTALATGIGALPFFFFDGISDRRNVVLWGLASGIMISASVFGLLDEGVAEGTALQLLAGVLVGVALVVVARDILFDTDIDPREYEEADFKKLVLILGILTVHSFPEGVAIGVSFADLGLEDGVPFFGVTVPLLAIFMTVAISIHNVPEGTAISIPLSSLGVANWKLVWWAVFSSLPQPIGAVLAFAFVRYARELLPFGFGFAAGAMIYLVLSEFIPEALDVGRELPRGGKPELVAGILTGALVMAPLAFF
- a CDS encoding digeranylgeranylglycerophospholipid reductase, whose protein sequence is MNERYDVVIAGAGPAGAQCARDLATRGYDVVVLETESEDEFPRQSNKSTAGTFPSMMASFGIPDDVVMQYTDKVVLESPSNHYVQEQSGAVLEFADFKRFLVEDGREDGAEYRFDARATAPIVEDDEPVGVTYNGDEEIYGEIVVDATGPAAPIAKKLDVSDLRRENHAIGIEYELEGIEVDRPGFADLHDAMMLRLDHNIAPGGYSWIFHTGEDTAKVGVCYLQNDSHEQYARDDFSIDDYLTHWLDTDPRFRNASRIEGKQHRGSAHLQMPGRIHTDRFMAIGDTVPTVDPLWGEGIHTCMKSGRMAAAAADSCLKHGNVEPTAENLDVYDSLWHKKVAPNVKRRLLMTQLLYLAENDRYDKFMADLHRLDEETLARANAGNPLAIAKLFGLEDASLLARFAKQQLDLELPW
- a CDS encoding DUF7557 family protein, producing MTSTLEISDHLMERLDSHREEGQSREEFVEELVSIYETEGTFMQEGYSE
- a CDS encoding BtrH N-terminal domain-containing protein; this translates as MVRVDDYTHHTGRHCGSTSLRNLSGHYGWGYDEETCFGLAAGLGFTYFELPESPHRAFFGRPPRLEPAFFDRLAIDVESHEGDGWETTLERIRAAVTADDPVLVFTDIYYLDYFGTDTHFAPHALLCVGVDEERGTALLSDSEFDELQEVPLERLRAAMTSDHVLPLRNRHLVVTDPEPDRTVADAAPEAVAEMARSMLEPSERDRGVAFGTQGIESIRRLADDLPSWTALEDPQWTARFAYQNVERRGTGGGAFRRLYADFLDRVIDAAPALPDDAPSRMHAIAADWTAVGETLETASERDDPDAMERALVDASESIREIADRETRLYEELRSELG
- a CDS encoding DUF5789 family protein, giving the protein MADDKKGRDKQADDEERRQRERELEEARDRADEPEPVHDETGDRLGSFDEVLENQEYPTTTDEVIESHGEHEIETREGWKSIGEVLEPVDNERYDSATDVRDRIQGLIHRG